The window aggcactcgacgtcgtggtatcagccgaaacctccgtgacgtcagcgactgagcggcgcgcaccgggttggaccgcgtaacgcaacttcctttgtaatggaggttgctaggtctgctctccggccgccctcgcaacgtgcaggtgtgcaatgggcggtgggcccagacccctgcgccataggatttagaccggcgtgttgacctctctgttgtgcctaggtagggctgcgacgtgttgatcttccgaggccgggcatgacccaagaaagtgtgtccggacaaaagggatcgagcgtgttgggaaatgtgatgcacccctgcagggcagttaatctattcgaatagctgtgatcttcggtaacaggacgacttagagttgtaccttgaccttatgacaactagaatcggatacttaataagacacacccttccaagtgccagatacaaccggtgaccgctctctcacagggcgacgaggggaggatcatcggttagggctATGCTATGCGAAGTTACTaggtgaacttaccttctactctcttcttctgctgcaagatggaggttaccagaagcgtagtcttcgacaggactagctatccccctcttattccggcattctgcagttcagtccatatatgataccccttttccatttgataccaatgcatacatatgtagtgtagctccttgcttgcgagtactttggatgagtactcacagttgctttgctcccccttttcccccttcctatacccaattgctacgaccagacgatggagtccaggagccagacgccactgtcggtgacgactgctactactcgggaggtgtctactactacgtgcaggccgctgacgacgtccaggagtagcttaggaggatcccaggcaggaggcctacgcctctttcgatttgtttcccagtttgtgctagccttcttaaggcaaacttgattaacttatgtatgtactcagatattgttgcttccgctgactcatctatgatcgagctcttgtattcgagccttcgaggcctggcttgtaatatgatgcttgtatgacttattttatttgtagagttgtgttgtgatatcttcttgtgagtccctgatcttaatcgtacacgtttgcgtgtatgattagtgtacgattgaatcgggggcgtcacacctagcTAGTCTAGGTTAGCAAAATTACCCTAGTAGTGCCAGACTAGAAACCAAACACCCTCTGTTACTTCcatgaatgtgtgtgtgtgtgtgtctatataNNNNNNNNNNNNNNNNNNNNNNNNNNNNNNNNNNNNNNNNNNNNNNNNNNNNNNNNNNNNNNNNNNNNNNNNNNNNNNNNNNNNNNNNNNNNNNNNNNNNNNNNNNNNNNNNNNNNNNNNNNNNNNNNNNNNNNNNNNNNNNNNNNNNNNNNNNNNNNNNNNNNNNNNNNNNNNNNNNNNNNNNNNNNNNNNNNNNNNNNNNNNNNNNNNNNNNNNNNNNNNNNNNNNNNNNNNNNNNNNNNNNNNNNNNNNNNNNNNNNNNNNNNNNNNNNNNNNNNNNNNNNNNNNNNNNNNNNNNNNNNNNNNNNNNNNNNNNNNNNNNNNNNNNNNNNNNNNNNNNNNNNNNNNNNNNNNNNNNNNNNNNNNNNNNNNNNNNNNNNNNNNNNNNNNNNNNNNNNNNNNNNNNNNNNNNNNNNNNNNNNNNNNNNNNNNNNNNNNNNNNNNNNNNNNNNNNNNNNNNNNNNNGTGGTTAAATATCTTGAGAAAGATCTACCTATTTTACTGCTGTCGTATATCTTCATAAAGAGCTCTAGGATGCGATGCCAAAAAAATTATCTTCAGAGGGTTCGAGATTGTACGATTTTCTTATTTGTGTAACTAAATGGAAATAATATTATAATGGTAAGACGTATGTAAGATATGGTAAGGCAGTTTTTCTCCTTTCACAAATAGTACAAATTAACACAAGGATAGTCAACAAGAAAGTGAAAAAAACTAATAATATGTACTATGCCTATTTTCTCCATTGAGCCCTTATTAGCAGAAAAGAGTTTCATTTCATACAACCAACGAAAAACAAGTGGGCTAGATCGACCGTCCAGAAGCCGCCCCTGTTGACTGAGCATGCGACCGACGAGCGACGCCCGGCCCTGCAAGTACGTTACCAGGAGGTCAATTGTGTTGACCATCTGGGACCACCTTCGGCTCATCGGGCCCCTCCGTGTGATATTGAACGGCTGGGATGGCTTGGTAACATACTTGCACGTGCTCCTATCGGTGACGTTCCGCTGATATTTCTGTTAGCGGACTTGGTCTTGAGCTCACCGGCCATGCTCGATCAGTCGTTTCTTCTGGTCCAAAGACACGGTGACCTTCTTGGTATCTTCGCTTGATTTTTGGTATATGCAAGGCAAGGGGTCTAGATTTTAGCTGGAAAAGTAAGTGATTAAGCGCATCTAGAATTTGCCTGTTCACTTGTCTTCCACGTGGTGTTATGGGCCGATTGGTTCGTATGAGAAAAAAAAGATATATGCAAATTATGTGTACACCATTTTTTTTTCTTATGCTAACACAACTTTCAATGTACAATTTGCTGGGCAGACGGGTTTTGGTGTGGGAGGTTCAGGCCGGGGTGTGCAAGGTGGATTCGTTGCCGGGCAGCAGTACTTTGCCCCGCCTCCAATGCGGGCTGCAGGTAATCCCCATATGCCTACCAATCTGAACTATGGCTATGATCAATTTGGGGAGCAGAGTGGTAGTTTTGCTGGTTGTTATCAACAGGCTGGAAGTGCTAGTGTGGACTACGGTCAAAATCAGGGTCAATTCTTTGCTGGTCCTAGTAAATCTCAAATGCCTGATGTTGGTAATTCAAGCAAGTCTGGTGCTAGTGATGCTGCTACTGTTACAGAACAAAGGGCCCAAATGGTGTGCTACAGATGCGAAATCGCTGGACATGCCGTTAAAGGATGCACTACTTCTCTCTGGTGTGTTAACTGCGGGAAAAAGGATGATCATCTGTCCAAGAAATGTGCCCTCCTGTATCAGCCCAAACCTGTGGCGTGTCTGATTGGTAGCGCTGCTGATGGACTTCAAATGTTCTCTGCTAGGTCTGGGAAAAAACCTGACCAGGATAAAGCTAAACAGGCTATTGCTATTGTCTCTGTAAAAGGTGAATCACTTACTGCCTTGCACCTAGTTAATTCTTTCAGCATGATGTTCCAGTGGGGATGGGAATGGCAAGCAAAGCCATATCTTAAGGACAACTTTCTTGTGAAATTTCCATCGATGCAAAAAATTGATGAAATGAAGGGATACCACTACTTTGGACTGATCGGTACTAAAGCAACAATCAATGTTGACAGGTGGACTAATTCATCAATTGCATCTTACAAGCTGTATGTCTGCTGGGTTAGAATTGATGGAGTGCCTGAACCACTTGAACACTATCAAGGCTTCTGTGAGGCTGGTTCTCTGATAGGGAATGTTCTAGAACTGGACATGGAGTTGTATAGACAATGTGGGGTGGTGAGAGCAAAAATTGGAGTTATGGATCCCAGGAAAATTCCAGCTAGTGCTCCCCTGAATGAAAGTGGCTTGGTATATAACATTTTCTTTGAGCTAGAGGATATTGTGGAGGAGGGAGGCCCGTTGGAGGGGGGTGTTTTGGTCAGCTACCCCAGGCCTTCGGCTCCTACACAACAAACTACTGATAAGAGACCTAGGGACAGAAACGACAAGGATGAGCTGATATGCAGTAAATCTCCAAGGCAAGACAGTGATGCTGTTGGTATCGGAGGAAATGCGGTAGCTGAGAATTCTGATGAGGTTATATCCAGTCAATACGAGTTAGATAAGGATTGGATAGCTGAAAGGGAAGTGAGACAAAAACTGCTAGACAAGAAGCATTTGACTGACAAGGCGGGGTCTGGTGTAGAGCAGATTAATGCAGACTTTGCTAAGGACGCTGAAATGATGGAGAACTTTACAGAAAGGGTTGGTAGCCAGCAAGAGGAAGAGTATGACTGCACTCAGGATCCTGAAGATTTTGCCAGAAGGCTCGGGATTAGCACTCAGAGAATTAAAGAGATTGAGGCTGAAGTGGAAGAGGAGCTGTCGGCTGAGGAAAATTGCAACCTAAGGCATGACAAGGAGAACCTAACCCCTGACATGGTTAAAACAGCCGGTGCTATTTCACCTCCTGGAAGAGTTGTTGAGACGAAGCAGAACTCCTTCTCTAACAGGGTACAAGGGGTGGTGTTGAATCCTTTGCAAGATCTTGGGGAGGCTGATATTACCAAGCAACAAAAGTTGAGGGAAGCTGAAGTTAGGGTTCAAAAGGCTAAAGAAAAGGCAGCTCTAGATGAGGAGGCGAGGAGAAGAAGTGTCAGGAACAAACACAAAGAGGAGGTGCAGACTATGGACAAAGCTACTGACATGGCGAGGAGGAAGAATCTGGAGACCCCAGGTATGGCTCCTACAGATTTAAATACTGCTCCCAATATACCTACTGTTTTAAATACAGTACCTAGTTTTATTTCGCACATTACGCAATGCATTGGTGTTAGCTTAGGCAATACTCCTGAGGAAATAGATAGCACTATTTCTATGATCAAGAGCTTAGAAAAAACTAGGAGTGATTTATTTCTTGCAAATATGAGGAAGAAGACTAATGTGGAAGGTAGTGATGAGGAGTCAAAACTGGGAAGTTTTGACCCTGATAACATTAGGAACCTTGTATCTGACTCAGAATGTGAATCTGAGGACGATGAAGAGCTTAGAGATGAATTAATTCTTTTATCATCGTTATATAAATCTAAACTAAAGCAGACTTGCGCTGGAGGAGTCAGCGtcaagccaaaggtcaagtgtggTACAAAAAAAAAGTAATATGTTTTATGGCTGGTGTTTTCTGGAATGCTAGGGGGTTGGGTGAACCTGAAAAAAGAAGGTTTCTTAAAGAAATCATTTCTGAGCAtgctttagagttcatttgtattcAGGAGACTAAGAAAACTGATTTTTCTGATCCATGGTTAGCTAGTATCGGTGGTAGATTTACTTTCATCTGGCTTTGGCATCCCTCTATAGGAGCCTCGGGTGGGCTCCTCATGGGTGTCAGAGAGGATCTGTTTGAGGTCGACACGTGCACTGCTACTAGGTTTTTTACCAGAATGATCATTATGGATAAGAGATCGGGTTTCAAGTGGACTTTGATCAATGTGTACGGGGCTGCTCATACCAAAGACAAGAAGGACTTTCTGATCGATTTTGTTCATATGTTAGGGCATGATAAATTACCCCTTGTTGTTggtggtgatttcaatatcattaggaggaTCAATGAGAGAAGTAGAGCTAAAAAACTCCCTGTTTGGTCTTTTTACTTTAATTCCATCATTGAGCATTGGGGGCTAAAAGAGTTAGAGCTCTCAGGGAGGAGCTTTACTTGGTCTAATAACTAGGACGATCCCTTGTATGTAAAACTAGATAGGATTCTTGTTAGCCCATCTCGGGAACAACATTTTCCTTTAGTTACGGTCAGGACACTCGTTAGAGGTGTCTCTGATCATGCTGCTCTTTTGGTACATACTGGAGTTGTAAATGCTGTAGCTACCAGGCCTTTTAAATTTGAGCTATGCTGGCTTCTCAGAGATGAGTTGCCGGCCGTTGTTTCTAGAATTTGGAAATCTATCGCTCCTAAAAAAACAGCCTGGATTGGTGGCAGGCTGTTATGAGAAAATTAAGAAGCGGGCTCAAGGGTTGGAACCTTAATGTTGAGGGTAGTTACAGGAAAAAGAAGAGTTTTATTATTAATGCTTTAGATATACTTGATAAGAAGTGTGAGCTTGCTGGTGTATCAGCAGCTGACTATGTGCATATAAATAGTCTGcaaaatgatttgaataaaattCTTAGAGAGGAAGAAATAAAATGGTATCAACGCTCGAAGGAGAGGGATATCAAAGAAGGGGATAGCAACACTAAGTATTTTATGATTAAGGCTAGTGGGCGGAAGCGTAAGAGTAAAATCTTTCGACTTATCCAGGATGAAGGGATCATCCAGGGGGATGATAACTTGCTCAAATATGCAACTAATTTTTATAAAGATTTATTTGGCCATGTAGATTTACCTCCTATATCTCTGTGTATCCCTCTTGATGATGTGTTGTCAGAAGAGGATAAGGTTGAGCTCAGTTGCAAATTTACTATGGATGAAGTTAAAAATGCGTTATTTTCTATGAAGCGCAACAGTGCGGCTGGCCCGGACGGCTTTCCTGCCGAGTTCTTTCAATTTTTCTGGAACCTCATTTGTAACGATCTCCTTAGGCTTTTTCATGACTTTTATGAGGGCAAGATTAACATTTCAAGGCTTAACTATGGGGTAGTCACTTTGCTTGCTAAGGGGCAGGGGGCTGATAGGATTCAAATGTACCGCCCCATCTGTATGCTGAACGTTCCTTTTAAAAATTTTACAAAAGTTCTTAACAATAGAGCTATGAAAATTGCGGATAAAACAATTTCCAAAGCTCAATCTGCGTTTATAAAAGGGCGCTACATCCTGGACAATGTACTTATGCTTCATGAAGCTATCCACTCTTTACATAGAAAAAAATGTTCTGCTGTGCTTTTTAAGGTTGATTTCGAAAAAGCTTACGATAAAATTAATTGGAGTTTCATGCTTGATGTCCTAAAGATGAAAGGCTTCCCTGTACGTTTTGTCCAATGGACAAAAGATGTCGTTAGTAATGGAAAGGTTGCCATCActattaatgatgttatcggcccgTATTTTGTTACTAGGAAGGGTTTGAGGCAAGGGGACCCGTTTTCCCCCTTGCTTTTCAATTTGGCGGCTGATGTTCTTGCTACCCTGGTGCAAAGGGCGCAAGAACAATGATTTATCAAGGGAGTGTTGCCTAGGGTGTATGCAGGAGGTCTAAATATTTTGCAATATGCGGACGATACTATTTTCTGTTTTGAAGATGACCTTGAGGGGGCTAGGAACCTCAAAATTATTCTATGTGTTTTTGAGCATTTGACCGGTCTGAAGATTAATTTTTTAAAGAGTGAAATTTTCTGTTTCGGTAAAGCTTTGGAGAAACAAGCTGATTATGCCGGCATTTTTACTTGCGCTATTGGGGGCTTCCCTTTTAGGTATTTAGGTCTTCCCCTTCATTATAAAAAACTTTGTAATGCGGATTGGAAATCAGCGGAAGAAAAAGTAGAGAAAGGAGCTGCAGCGTGGCAAGGGGGTCTTTTATCTATGGGCGGTAGGCTTATACGCACTGAAACTTGCTTGAGTAACATCATTAGCCATTTACTTAACTTTTTCCGTCTACCAAAAGGAGTAGGGAAAAGAATCAATTTCTTTCGAGCGCGGGTGCTTTGGCAAGAAAGAGAGGGGGTTAGGAAGTATCATCTAGTTAACTGGCTTGACGTTTGTCAACCTAGAGACCAAGGGGGGTTGGGTGTTACTAATCTAGATATCAAGAATATTAGTCTTTTGTGTAAGTGGCTCTGGAGACTTGAGAATGAAGATGGGGATTGGCAGGAGATGATTAGAGCAAAGTATTTGAAGAGGAAAACTCTGTCTCAATGTGAGTCATCTCCTGCCAACTCTCATTTCTGGAATGGTATCATGAGTGTTAAAGATATCTTTTACAACTGTTGTCAGAGAATTGTTGGGGATGGGCATAAAACTAGATTTTGGGAAGATGCTTGGATCCACAACAAGCCTCTCTGTCAACTTTTTCCTCGCTTGTACAAGCTTACTTTTCATCAAAACATTACGGTTGCTAAAGCATTTGAACATGATTTTAACTGCATTAGATTTAGGAGATGTTTATATGGGGAGACACTGGATATGTGGAATAAGCTTCTGGATATGTGCAGTCAGGTTGTTCTGAGTGAGGAACCTGACAAAGTCAACTGGCTTTTGACTAGCTCTGGTCAGTTCTCTGTTAAATCTCTTTATCAATATATTATTGCAAAGAGAGTAGTGTTCCCTTTTAAGTTTCTTTGGAAACTGAAGGTACCTTTGAAAATTAAAGCTTTTATATGGTTAGTTATCAAAGGAAGGATCCTGACCAAGGACAACTTGTGTAAAAAAGGCTGGAAAGGCACCAACAAATGTGAATTTTGTGATGCCAATGAATATATTGATCATCTGTTTTTCACTTGTTCTCTTGCTCGGTTTCTTTGGAATGTAGTTGGGAGTGCTTTGGGAAATCCCCAAACACCCCTGTCATTCTTTGACCTTTGCCAGAATTGGCTTCCTAAGTATACTGGGAAAGATAGAATGGTTATAGCTATTGGTACGACTGCTTTGTTATGGTCGATCTGGAAAGCAAGAAATAAATCCTGCTTTCAAAGTTCTTTACCTAGGGATCCTACTGATATTATCGTCTCTTTATGTTATGTGTTGGATTCCTGGGGTGTGCTACAGAAaagaggggtggaaaaaactcttaAGGAAGTGACCAAGAGGTTGGCCCAGATAGCGAGGGACGTCTTCAAGCGTGCTTACGGGTGGGGCCCAGCTGTACGGAGGCTCTGTTGATCAAGTGTTGACAGATGCAGCATTTACGATTATCTCTCTTGTTCTTTTGATATAGCACCCTGTAGGTGCAGATTTTGGTATCTCAGGTGTAGGAGTTTATTTCCCTGATGCAAAATATTAGGCAACATTTGTAGCGATGATGCTTTGGAGCGTTCTTCTGTTGTAGCATCCTGTAGGTGCGGTTGAAGTGCCTCTAGATGTATGAGTAGTGTTTCCTGATGCAGATGTTAGGCATcgaaaaatgttaaatttgtatgGAACTTGCTTTGTATGTTGTGACTCCATTTTCGTAATGAAAATGGGGGCCATGGGGCCCCTCTGATCGAAAAAAAAACAATTTGTTTGGGTTTTCTTAAGTTGCCTATCAAAGCATGGTGCGCCGCCACCATCCCTTTTTTGCCCCGCTTTGTAGAGTAATTTTCCATGCcccaaccctcctcccaaatccttgTAATGATCGGACCATTGTTGTCTTTTGCCACCCCGTCTACATGTAGCCATCAATGTTGTCATGTTGCAGCACCAACCAGCCTTGCTCAAACCTTCAATGGCATGAACATGTCGTCGTTCGGCATCCTTATAGTCTCCACAGCCAACGAAAATAAACTCTAACACTGGCAAGAGATCATTAAAGCACCGCTGAGCTAAGAAATGTCgcataagaagaagaagaattggaTAGAGCGAAAGTCTTCTTTTGTTCCtggcctcaaatgagcttgaatgaACAGTAAaacttgatacaaatgaaaaaaacAATTGTGAATCTTGTTTGTGAAACCTTTAATACAATAGAACGGAGTTTCTACTCACGGCGGCATGTGTGCACGGTATCTTGCGCGTGCGTTCACGCTTTGAGATGGTAACTATCAGTACCGGTCTGGGATATTGAACAGTTGTACAAGCATGTACACATCGTATTAGTTTGTTTGTTCGTACGCAAGCGGGTCCAAGACGCGTGCATCGGGTCGCCTTCCGCGGACGGGGATATGTGCCGGCACAAATCGAGCCTCGTCTGACATGAAACAAATTTTGCGTGGACATGaaacgagctctctctctctctcccttttcttTCCCATGGTGTGCGGCGCTCTGGTGGTTGCCGGCGACGAGCCGACGACCAGCGTCGCTAAGCCATTCTTGGTGCAAATCCGCTGGGTGAGCGTTTCCACCGACGACGCACACTCCTAGCCGCGGCCTGGAAAACGGCGCGGCCACATTCAATCTCGGCTCCGGCACCACGCCAATGCTCTGCTCTCCTTCAGTGTACCGGCACCACCGCGAACTGACTGCGGCAAGGTCCTCGTGTCTCTTAAGCAGGACTCGGTGCCGCCGCCGGTTCCATTAAGTTTCGCACAGATCCACCGGAAGCAGTCAACACGGAAGGGTCGAAACTCCAGATCCAGTGGCAGGGAGaccgtcgtccacctcgcgagctcCGATCAGGTGAGTTCTTTCCCATCATGTCGGCTCGTCATGGCCAGTTTATGTGTTCTATTGGAATCTTTTCCTCCATGGATGGTTTTGAATCCATGGCTGTTCTTGTCCACAGGTGCTAGCTTTGCATGTATCAAATTTTGCTCCATTTATTTCTTTGATTTGATCCGGGTGGGTTGCGGCCTTGCGGGAGCAGCC is drawn from Triticum dicoccoides isolate Atlit2015 ecotype Zavitan chromosome 4A, WEW_v2.0, whole genome shotgun sequence and contains these coding sequences:
- the LOC119287521 gene encoding uncharacterized protein LOC119287521 produces the protein MRAAGNPHMPTNLNYGYDQFGEQSGSFAGCYQQAGSASVDYGQNQGQFFAGPSKSQMPDVGNSSKSGASDAATVTEQRAQMVCYRCEIAGHAVKGCTTSLWCVNCGKKDDHLSKKCALLYQPKPVACLIGSAADGLQMFSARSGKKPDQDKAKQAIAIVSVKGESLTALHLVNSFSMMFQWGWEWQAKPYLKDNFLVKFPSMQKIDEMKGYHYFGLIGTKATINVDRWTNSSIASYKLYVCWVRIDGVPEPLEHYQGFCEAGSLIGNVLELDMELYRQCGVVRAKIGVMDPRKIPASAPLNESGLVYNIFFELEDIVEEGGPLEGGVLVSYPRPSAPTQQTTDKRPRDRNDKDELICSKSPRQDSDAVGIGGNAVAENSDEVISSQYELDKDWIAEREVRQKLLDKKHLTDKAGSGVEQINADFAKDAEMMENFTERVGSQQEEEYDCTQDPEDFARRLGISTQRIKEIEAEVEEELSAEENCNLRHDKENLTPDMVKTAGAISPPGRVVETKQNSFSNRVQGVVLNPLQDLGEADITKQQKLREAEVRVQKAKEKAALDEEARRRSVRNKHKEEVQTMDKATDMARRKNLETPEKRGGKNS